The following are encoded together in the Deinococcus soli (ex Cha et al. 2016) genome:
- the ileS gene encoding isoleucine--tRNA ligase, translating to MTDKKTLFTPVQGNPNFPALEQGILDFWKRERVFERSLEQTQGGPVFTFFEGPPTANGQPGVHHVQARSFKDLFPRFRTMQGFHVPRKAGWDTHGLPVELGVEKKLGLNSKREVEAYGIDKFNAECRASVFEYEAEWRKFTERMGYWVDLDDAYMTLHKDYIESIWWSVKNLSEKGLLYKGFRVAPYCPKDGTTLSNAEVSEGYKDIQDPSVYVPFRLTDPARLGLEDGAAFLVWTTTPWTLPYNVGVAIHPEFEYVAARDKDGAVLILAASLKDEVLGEDAEVVKTFKGSELERVAYQPLFTEAYEAEGEGKPVWMSGLDTYVSDSDGTGIVHTAPAFGEDDMRLARNYGFPVIVGVDGEGKHRFGPWQGVFFRDANTEIVRDLRARGLMWREKNFLHAYPHCWRCGTPLMYYATESWYLNNTRLKERLIELNQTIDWHPPHIKNGRYGGWLENLIDWNLSRNRYWGTPLPVWEAEDGEYRVIGSYAELAELSGRPELTGPDFDPHRPFVDDITFEDGGKTFRRVPYVMDVWYDSGSMPFAQHHYPFENREKFEQGGFPADFIAEAIDQTRGWFNSLHQIGTMVFDSVAYKSVICSGHILDEKGAKMSKSKGNVVNPWDVFEQYGADAARWYMYVSAPPELSRRFGMNLVGEAFRSYFLTLWNTYSFFVLYANLDQPDLKAAAPADQRPEVDRWLLAKVQALIATVTGALENYDPTGASRALQDFVVEDLSNWYVRRNRRRFWAGDDGADHNAYATLHYALVTVTQLTAPFTPFLAETLYGNLVRSLVPDAPDSVHLTPWPKVDEALAAPTLVGEMDAVLRVVSLGRAVRGKTSLRQRQPLPKVMVRARTADQTQALGRFAEQLKEELNVKEVELIDQYAELVSYVLRPNLPVLGKKFGKAVPQVRAALAAADASEVARFVRDGKQFEVIAPTGERFELGPDEVLVDAKSPEGFAAQEEAGYLVAFDTTLTRELELEGLARDLVRGVQDARKKAGFEVQDRIALHLDLQGDAREAAEAWQEYLMSETLAETLVFAAADGFEAELEGGKAYLQKLDTVSHN from the coding sequence ATGACCGACAAGAAGACCCTTTTCACGCCCGTGCAGGGCAACCCGAACTTCCCCGCGCTGGAACAGGGCATCCTCGACTTCTGGAAACGCGAACGCGTGTTCGAACGCTCGCTGGAGCAGACCCAGGGCGGCCCCGTGTTCACGTTCTTCGAGGGGCCGCCCACCGCGAACGGCCAGCCCGGCGTGCACCACGTCCAGGCCCGCTCGTTCAAGGACCTCTTCCCGCGCTTCCGGACCATGCAGGGCTTCCACGTGCCCCGCAAGGCGGGCTGGGACACGCACGGCCTGCCGGTCGAGCTGGGCGTCGAGAAGAAACTCGGCCTGAACAGCAAACGTGAGGTCGAGGCGTACGGCATCGACAAGTTCAACGCCGAGTGCCGCGCCAGCGTGTTCGAGTACGAGGCCGAGTGGCGAAAGTTCACCGAGCGCATGGGCTACTGGGTGGACCTGGATGACGCGTACATGACGCTGCACAAGGACTACATCGAGAGCATCTGGTGGAGCGTCAAGAACCTCAGCGAGAAGGGCCTGCTGTACAAGGGCTTCCGCGTGGCGCCTTACTGCCCGAAGGACGGCACCACGCTGTCGAACGCCGAGGTCAGCGAGGGCTACAAGGACATCCAGGACCCCAGCGTGTACGTGCCGTTCCGCCTGACCGACCCGGCCCGCCTGGGCCTGGAGGACGGCGCGGCGTTCCTGGTGTGGACGACCACGCCCTGGACGCTGCCGTACAACGTGGGCGTCGCCATCCACCCGGAGTTCGAGTACGTGGCGGCGCGCGACAAGGACGGCGCGGTGCTGATCCTGGCGGCCAGCCTGAAGGACGAGGTGCTGGGCGAGGACGCCGAGGTCGTGAAGACCTTCAAGGGCAGCGAGCTGGAGCGCGTGGCGTACCAGCCCCTCTTCACCGAAGCGTACGAGGCCGAGGGCGAGGGCAAGCCCGTGTGGATGTCGGGCCTGGACACCTACGTGTCCGACAGTGACGGGACGGGCATCGTCCACACCGCGCCCGCGTTCGGTGAGGACGACATGCGTCTGGCCCGCAACTACGGCTTCCCGGTGATCGTGGGCGTGGACGGCGAGGGCAAGCACCGCTTCGGCCCGTGGCAGGGCGTGTTCTTCCGCGACGCGAACACCGAGATCGTCCGCGACCTGCGCGCGCGCGGCCTGATGTGGCGCGAGAAGAACTTCCTGCACGCCTACCCGCACTGCTGGCGCTGCGGCACCCCGCTCATGTACTACGCCACCGAGAGCTGGTACCTGAACAACACCCGCCTGAAAGAGCGCCTGATCGAACTGAACCAGACGATCGACTGGCACCCGCCGCACATCAAGAACGGCCGCTACGGCGGGTGGCTGGAGAACCTGATCGACTGGAACCTCTCGCGCAACCGCTACTGGGGCACGCCGCTGCCCGTGTGGGAGGCCGAGGACGGCGAGTACCGCGTGATCGGCAGTTACGCCGAACTGGCCGAACTGAGCGGCCGACCCGAACTGACGGGACCCGACTTCGACCCGCACCGCCCGTTCGTGGACGACATCACCTTTGAGGACGGCGGGAAGACCTTCCGGCGCGTGCCGTACGTGATGGACGTCTGGTACGACAGCGGCAGCATGCCGTTCGCGCAGCACCACTACCCCTTCGAGAACAGGGAGAAGTTCGAGCAGGGCGGCTTCCCGGCCGACTTCATCGCGGAGGCCATCGACCAGACGCGCGGCTGGTTCAACAGCCTGCACCAGATCGGCACGATGGTGTTCGACTCCGTGGCGTACAAGAGCGTCATCTGCTCCGGGCACATCCTGGACGAGAAGGGCGCGAAGATGAGCAAGAGCAAGGGGAACGTCGTGAACCCCTGGGACGTGTTCGAGCAGTACGGCGCGGACGCCGCCCGCTGGTACATGTACGTCAGCGCGCCGCCCGAACTGAGCCGCCGCTTCGGCATGAACCTCGTCGGCGAGGCGTTCCGCAGCTACTTCCTGACGCTGTGGAACACCTACTCGTTCTTCGTGCTGTACGCGAACCTCGACCAGCCGGACCTGAAGGCCGCCGCGCCCGCCGATCAGCGCCCCGAGGTGGACCGCTGGCTGCTCGCCAAGGTGCAGGCCCTGATCGCCACCGTCACGGGCGCGCTGGAGAACTACGACCCGACCGGGGCCAGCCGCGCCCTGCAGGACTTCGTCGTGGAGGACCTGAGCAACTGGTACGTGCGCCGCAACCGCCGCCGCTTCTGGGCCGGTGACGACGGCGCGGACCACAACGCGTACGCCACGCTGCACTACGCCCTGGTGACCGTCACGCAGCTCACCGCGCCGTTCACGCCGTTCCTCGCCGAGACGCTGTACGGGAACCTCGTGCGCTCGCTGGTCCCGGACGCGCCCGACAGCGTGCACCTCACCCCCTGGCCCAAGGTCGACGAGGCGCTGGCCGCCCCGACCCTGGTGGGCGAGATGGACGCCGTCCTGCGCGTCGTCAGCCTGGGCCGCGCCGTCCGCGGGAAGACCAGCCTGCGCCAGCGTCAGCCCCTCCCGAAGGTCATGGTCCGCGCCCGCACCGCCGACCAGACCCAGGCGCTGGGCCGCTTCGCCGAGCAGCTCAAGGAGGAACTGAACGTCAAGGAGGTCGAACTGATCGACCAGTACGCGGAACTCGTCAGCTACGTGCTGCGCCCCAACCTCCCGGTGCTGGGCAAGAAGTTCGGGAAGGCCGTCCCGCAGGTCCGCGCCGCGCTGGCCGCCGCCGACGCCAGCGAGGTCGCCCGCTTCGTGCGCGACGGCAAGCAGTTCGAGGTCATCGCCCCCACCGGTGAACGCTTCGAACTCGGGCCAGACGAGGTCCTCGTGGACGCCAAGTCCCCCGAAGGCTTCGCCGCGCAGGAGGAAGCCGGGTACCTCGTCGCCTTCGACACCACCCTGACCCGCGAACTGGAACTCGAGGGTCTCGCCCGCGACCTCGTGCGCGGCGTGCAGGACGCCCGCAAGAAAGCCGGATTCGAGGTGCAGGACCGCATCGCCCTCCACCTCGACCTTCAAGGCGACGCCCGCGAGGCCGCCGAAGCATGGCAGGAATACCTGATGAGCGAGACCCTCGCCGAGACCCTGGTGTTCGCCGCTGCCGACGGCTTTGAGGCCGAACTCGAAGGCGGGAAGGCCTACCTGCAGAAACTGGACACCGTCAGCCACAACTGA
- a CDS encoding DHCW motif cupin fold protein, translating to MHLTDIPFGVTTWADVPATEHPGERGVAVWRTRQFGAVRVRMVEYSPGYLADHWCEKGHILLVLAGQLDTELADGRTFTLRPGESYQVADHAEPHRSRTEVGATLFIVD from the coding sequence ATGCACCTGACCGACATTCCCTTCGGGGTGACCACCTGGGCCGACGTGCCCGCCACCGAACACCCCGGCGAACGCGGCGTGGCCGTGTGGCGCACCCGGCAGTTCGGCGCGGTCCGCGTGCGAATGGTCGAGTACTCCCCCGGGTATCTGGCCGACCACTGGTGCGAGAAGGGCCACATCCTGCTCGTGCTGGCCGGGCAGCTGGATACCGAACTGGCCGACGGGCGCACCTTCACGCTGCGGCCCGGCGAGTCGTATCAGGTGGCCGACCACGCCGAACCGCACCGATCCAGGACTGAGGTGGGGGCAACTCTGTTCATCGTCGACTAG
- the rho gene encoding transcription termination factor Rho, with protein MTDAHQSLPYHELQQKILPELHLIAAGYGIENYRKLKKDALALAIMEHQAASEGQLLARGFLEISPDGYGFLQADLLDPNSRTVLISAGVIKQYHLRTGDEIIGRARKPRENERFGSLVQVEAVNGVDPETARRRPRFDDLTPTFPDAQLVLEDPTMDDGLSLRVVDLLVPIGRGQRALIVAPPKAGKTSLLKKVANSIVKNYPDVTVMVLLVDERPEEVTDFRESVQGAQVIASTFDEPPQHHVRVAEFVHERARRIVEEGGHVVILLDSITRLARANNLVTPPTGRTLSGGLDSNALHWPKRFLGAARNIREGGSLTILATALVETGSRMDDVIFEEFKGTGNAELVLSRRLEERRIFPALDILKSGTRREELLLQPEVLKKMWLLRKVISDMDPADAMEMLLSRMGKTRNNVEFLAALAGG; from the coding sequence GTGACCGACGCCCACCAGAGCCTCCCGTACCACGAACTGCAGCAGAAGATCCTGCCCGAACTGCACCTGATCGCCGCCGGGTACGGCATCGAGAACTACCGCAAACTGAAAAAAGACGCCCTGGCCCTGGCGATCATGGAGCACCAGGCGGCCAGCGAGGGCCAGCTGCTCGCGCGCGGCTTCCTGGAGATCAGCCCCGACGGGTACGGCTTCCTGCAGGCCGACCTGCTCGACCCGAACAGCCGCACGGTGCTGATCAGCGCCGGGGTGATCAAGCAGTACCACCTGCGCACCGGGGACGAGATCATCGGCCGCGCCCGCAAACCCCGCGAGAACGAACGTTTCGGGTCGCTCGTGCAGGTCGAGGCCGTGAACGGCGTGGATCCCGAGACGGCCCGCCGCCGCCCGCGCTTCGACGACCTGACGCCCACCTTCCCGGACGCGCAGCTGGTGCTGGAAGACCCCACCATGGACGACGGCCTGAGCCTGCGCGTCGTGGACCTGCTCGTGCCCATCGGTCGGGGGCAGCGCGCGCTGATCGTCGCGCCGCCCAAGGCCGGGAAGACCAGCCTGCTGAAGAAGGTCGCAAACTCCATCGTCAAGAACTACCCGGACGTGACCGTCATGGTGCTGCTCGTCGACGAGCGCCCCGAGGAGGTCACGGACTTCCGCGAGAGCGTGCAGGGCGCGCAGGTTATCGCCAGCACCTTCGACGAGCCGCCCCAGCACCACGTGCGCGTCGCGGAGTTCGTGCACGAACGTGCCCGCCGCATCGTCGAGGAAGGCGGGCACGTGGTGATCCTGCTCGATTCCATCACGCGACTGGCCCGCGCGAACAACCTCGTCACCCCACCCACCGGACGCACGCTGTCCGGCGGTCTGGACAGCAACGCCCTGCACTGGCCCAAACGGTTCCTGGGCGCGGCGCGCAACATCCGCGAGGGGGGCAGCCTGACCATCCTGGCCACCGCCCTCGTCGAGACCGGCAGCCGCATGGACGACGTGATCTTCGAGGAATTCAAGGGCACCGGCAACGCGGAACTTGTGCTGTCGCGCCGCCTTGAGGAACGCCGCATCTTCCCGGCGCTGGACATCCTGAAGTCCGGCACGCGCCGCGAGGAGCTGCTGCTGCAGCCCGAAGTCCTGAAGAAGATGTGGCTGCTGCGCAAGGTCATCAGTGACATGGACCCGGCGGACGCCATGGAGATGCTGCTGTCCCGCATGGGCAAGACCCGCAACAACGTCGAATTCCTGGCGGCCCTGGCCGGCGGCTGA
- a CDS encoding M23 family metallopeptidase — MSFPSLRRATRLLTLGALLGLAHAQQATPDDRLLAPLQLHLDAPADVVLSRDTGERVLEVVTTRATPLPNVARRYGLTPGAVKLASTHGATQVVQLTLPGRVQARQPLRPQSVVTYRVRPGDTIARVAGRFGLTVVDVLGVNLDRTSLDRLQVGSTLNVPTGTRGLLVRIKPGQSALSLIAGYGADLLATARANDVLPTELDVGDELLLPGIRAEGFAQQLAEKREAERRAQVAAQRQAQYEKFVAWKKGREKARLEAKYAAQEQYEKFLAWKNSPQRKAAIAALERQQQFEAAQAAAQARTRQNARQAAVAAVSLTPGRSGLIWPMRSYRLTSRYAERDIEFHRQVFHGGIDLAAPYGTPIYAASAGRVTQSGYGAYGLNVFTQSGDSTLVYGHMSRTAVVSGQSVQQGQLLGYIGCTGVCTGPHLHFEVRLNGQTVDPLGLLP, encoded by the coding sequence TTGTCCTTTCCCTCCCTGCGCCGCGCGACGCGGCTCCTGACTCTCGGTGCGCTGCTGGGCCTCGCGCACGCACAACAAGCCACCCCTGACGATCGCCTGCTCGCGCCGCTGCAACTGCACTTGGACGCCCCGGCGGACGTGGTCCTCAGCCGCGACACCGGCGAGCGCGTGCTGGAGGTCGTCACGACCCGCGCGACGCCGCTGCCGAACGTCGCGCGACGTTACGGTCTGACGCCGGGCGCCGTGAAACTGGCCTCCACGCACGGCGCCACGCAGGTCGTGCAGCTGACCCTGCCCGGGCGCGTGCAGGCCCGGCAGCCGCTGCGGCCGCAGTCGGTCGTCACGTACCGCGTGCGGCCCGGGGACACCATCGCCCGGGTCGCGGGCCGCTTCGGGCTGACGGTCGTGGACGTGCTGGGCGTGAACCTCGACCGCACCAGCCTCGACCGCCTGCAGGTCGGCTCGACCCTGAACGTCCCCACCGGGACGCGCGGGCTGCTCGTGCGGATCAAGCCCGGCCAGAGCGCCCTGTCCCTGATCGCCGGGTACGGCGCGGACCTGCTGGCCACCGCCCGCGCGAACGATGTGCTGCCCACCGAACTCGACGTCGGGGACGAGCTGCTGCTGCCCGGCATCCGCGCCGAGGGTTTCGCGCAGCAGCTGGCCGAGAAACGCGAGGCCGAGCGCCGCGCGCAGGTCGCCGCGCAGCGTCAGGCGCAGTACGAGAAGTTCGTCGCGTGGAAAAAGGGCCGCGAGAAGGCCCGCCTGGAAGCCAAGTACGCCGCGCAGGAACAGTACGAGAAGTTCCTGGCGTGGAAGAACAGCCCCCAGCGCAAGGCCGCCATCGCCGCGCTGGAACGCCAGCAGCAGTTCGAGGCCGCGCAGGCCGCTGCGCAGGCCCGCACCCGGCAGAACGCGCGGCAGGCCGCCGTGGCCGCCGTCAGTCTCACTCCAGGGCGCAGCGGGCTGATCTGGCCCATGCGCAGCTACCGCCTGACCAGCCGCTACGCGGAGCGGGACATCGAATTCCACCGTCAGGTGTTCCACGGGGGGATCGATCTGGCCGCGCCGTATGGCACGCCGATCTACGCCGCGTCGGCAGGTCGCGTCACGCAGAGCGGCTATGGGGCGTATGGTCTGAATGTGTTCACGCAAAGTGGCGACAGCACCCTGGTCTACGGTCACATGAGCCGCACTGCGGTCGTGTCCGGGCAGTCGGTCCAGCAGGGCCAGCTGCTGGGGTATATCGGCTGCACCGGCGTCTGCACCGGGCCGCACCTGCACTTCGAGGTCCGGCTGAACGGGCAGACGGTCGATCCGCTGGGCCTGCTGCCATGA
- a CDS encoding response regulator, whose protein sequence is MTAPRTGVRLLVVDDEEQILELLDLTLSIQGYEVCPAGSGPRALEILAAEHIDVIVMDVLMVPWDGFETVRRMAAQFGAGLPPVVFLSGLARPAVMPELGPDVVQEYLVKPFRPSQLVERIEEARRRKASG, encoded by the coding sequence ATGACCGCGCCGCGCACCGGCGTGCGCCTGCTCGTCGTGGACGACGAGGAACAGATCCTGGAACTGCTGGACCTGACACTGTCCATCCAGGGCTACGAGGTGTGCCCGGCAGGCAGCGGCCCGCGCGCGCTGGAGATCCTCGCGGCCGAGCACATCGACGTAATCGTCATGGATGTGCTGATGGTGCCCTGGGACGGGTTCGAGACGGTGCGGCGCATGGCGGCGCAGTTCGGCGCGGGCCTGCCGCCCGTGGTGTTCCTGTCGGGGCTGGCGCGGCCCGCCGTGATGCCGGAGCTGGGCCCGGACGTGGTGCAGGAGTATCTGGTCAAGCCGTTCCGGCCGTCGCAGCTGGTCGAACGGATCGAGGAGGCCCGCCGCCGCAAGGCGTCCGGCTAG
- the pdxS gene encoding pyridoxal 5'-phosphate synthase lyase subunit PdxS — MTEATTGTPALKQGFAEMFKGGVIMDVVTADQARIAEAAGATAVMALERVPADIRKDGGVARMSDPKMIKEIIGAVSIPVMAKVRIGHIVEAQILQALGVDFIDESEVLTPADDQYHILKHDFKVPFVCGAKNLGEALRRVGEGASMIRTKGEAGTGNVIEAVRHARTVLGEIKHIQARPAEELMTVARDLQAPYELVRYVHEHGKLPVVNFAAGGVATPADAALMMHLGLDGVFVGSGIFKSDNPERRAQAIVKAVTHFQNADVLAEISEDLGAPMTGINIDDLIPAERLAARGW, encoded by the coding sequence ATGACCGAAGCGACCACCGGTACCCCCGCCCTCAAGCAGGGCTTTGCTGAAATGTTCAAGGGCGGCGTCATCATGGACGTCGTCACCGCCGACCAGGCCCGCATCGCCGAGGCTGCCGGCGCGACCGCCGTCATGGCCCTCGAGCGCGTCCCTGCCGACATCCGCAAGGACGGCGGCGTGGCCCGCATGAGCGACCCCAAGATGATCAAGGAGATCATCGGCGCCGTCAGCATTCCCGTCATGGCCAAGGTCCGCATCGGGCACATCGTGGAAGCGCAGATCCTCCAGGCGCTCGGTGTGGACTTCATCGACGAGTCCGAGGTTCTGACCCCCGCCGACGACCAGTATCACATCCTCAAGCACGACTTCAAAGTGCCCTTCGTGTGCGGCGCCAAGAACCTCGGCGAGGCCCTGCGCCGCGTCGGCGAGGGTGCCAGCATGATCCGCACCAAGGGCGAGGCCGGCACCGGCAACGTCATCGAGGCTGTCCGCCACGCCCGCACCGTGCTGGGCGAGATCAAGCACATCCAGGCCCGTCCCGCCGAGGAACTCATGACTGTCGCCCGCGACCTTCAGGCGCCGTACGAACTGGTCCGCTACGTCCATGAGCACGGCAAGCTGCCCGTCGTGAACTTCGCCGCCGGTGGCGTGGCCACCCCCGCCGACGCCGCGCTGATGATGCACCTGGGCCTGGACGGCGTGTTCGTCGGCAGCGGCATCTTCAAGAGTGATAACCCCGAGCGCCGCGCGCAGGCCATCGTCAAGGCCGTCACGCACTTCCAGAACGCCGACGTGCTCGCCGAGATCAGCGAGGACCTGGGCGCGCCCATGACCGGCATCAACATCGACGACCTGATTCCCGCCGAGCGCCTCGCCGCGCGCGGCTGGTAA
- the pdxT gene encoding pyridoxal 5'-phosphate synthase glutaminase subunit PdxT, producing the protein MARIGVLALQGAFREHRAALERLGAQVAEVRLAADLDGLHGLILPGGESTTMARLMTEYALWEPLRAFHARGGQLWGTCAGAILLSGEVQGAPPQFGRQDSLGLLDVTVQRNAFGRQIDSFTTGLDVRGLDGAFPAVFIRAPAFARVGEGVEVLAEYEGQAVAVRQGRVLATAFHPELTGDDRLHELFLQGCLTPA; encoded by the coding sequence ATGGCCCGTATCGGCGTGCTGGCCCTCCAGGGCGCGTTCCGCGAGCACCGCGCCGCCCTGGAACGCCTGGGCGCCCAGGTGGCCGAGGTCCGTCTTGCGGCGGACCTGGACGGCCTGCACGGCCTGATCCTCCCCGGCGGGGAGAGCACCACCATGGCCCGCCTGATGACCGAGTACGCGCTGTGGGAGCCCCTGCGGGCCTTCCACGCGCGCGGCGGGCAGCTGTGGGGCACCTGCGCGGGGGCCATCCTGCTGTCAGGCGAGGTGCAGGGCGCCCCACCGCAGTTCGGGCGGCAGGACAGCCTGGGCCTGCTGGACGTGACCGTGCAGCGCAACGCCTTCGGCCGGCAGATCGACTCGTTCACGACCGGGCTGGACGTGCGCGGCCTGGACGGCGCGTTCCCCGCCGTGTTCATCCGCGCGCCCGCCTTCGCCCGCGTCGGTGAAGGGGTGGAGGTGCTGGCCGAGTACGAGGGGCAGGCCGTCGCGGTGCGGCAGGGCCGCGTGCTCGCCACCGCGTTCCACCCGGAACTCACCGGGGATGACCGCCTGCACGAGCTGTTCCTCCAGGGCTGCCTCACGCCCGCCTGA
- a CDS encoding MDR family MFS transporter, whose product MNALPTLSPQARQLATTGLIVGVFLAALEASVVATAMPSVIRDLGGEGLYALPFAVYLLTSTVSSPLWGRASDVVGRRRLYLAAVLIFLIGSALCGQSHSMGLLIAARVVQGIGAGGLLPLTLTMVGELYSLQERSRVQSLISGVWGVSGLVGPLLGGWLTETLSWRWTFYASLPFGVAALLLALRFLPETGQPRPARIDWAGAALFTLGSGLVVWGLEQRQWPLVGLGAVTLVGAILLERRHPDPLLPMRALRERLPRVAFAGNLLGGAAYFGVIAYLPLYAQGVTGGGATAGGAILTPMLVGWTLTAIVTSRLVKTVPLARIAQVGFAVLVVMFGALTFAVHAPLWVTSALGFAVGTGMGFSMLSLLLAAQETSSREELGAVTSGVLFARQMGGALGTALMALLIGSAAIQSGGFELAEGLRRAYLLALGLVILALALSLRLRVTRPAQAPAPASND is encoded by the coding sequence GTGAATGCCCTCCCCACCCTGAGCCCGCAGGCCCGGCAGCTGGCCACCACCGGCCTGATCGTGGGCGTCTTCCTGGCCGCGCTGGAAGCCAGCGTCGTCGCCACCGCCATGCCCAGCGTCATCCGCGACCTGGGCGGCGAGGGGCTGTACGCCCTGCCGTTCGCGGTGTACCTGCTGACCAGCACCGTCAGCAGCCCGCTGTGGGGCCGAGCGAGCGACGTGGTGGGCCGCCGCCGTCTGTACCTCGCGGCCGTGCTGATCTTCCTGATCGGTTCGGCCCTGTGCGGCCAGAGCCACTCCATGGGCCTGCTGATCGCCGCGCGGGTCGTGCAGGGCATCGGCGCGGGCGGGTTGCTGCCCCTGACCCTCACGATGGTCGGCGAACTGTACTCGCTGCAGGAACGCAGCCGCGTGCAGTCCCTGATCTCCGGCGTGTGGGGCGTGTCCGGGCTGGTGGGCCCGCTGCTGGGCGGCTGGCTCACCGAGACGCTCTCGTGGCGCTGGACCTTCTACGCCAGCCTGCCGTTCGGCGTGGCGGCGCTGCTGCTCGCGCTGCGCTTCCTGCCGGAGACCGGGCAGCCGCGCCCCGCCCGGATCGACTGGGCAGGCGCGGCGCTGTTCACGTTGGGCAGCGGGCTGGTCGTGTGGGGCCTGGAGCAGCGGCAGTGGCCGTTGGTGGGGCTGGGCGCCGTGACGCTGGTGGGCGCGATCCTGCTCGAACGGCGCCACCCGGACCCGCTGCTGCCCATGCGCGCCCTGCGCGAGCGTCTGCCGCGCGTGGCGTTCGCCGGGAACCTGCTGGGCGGCGCGGCGTACTTCGGCGTGATCGCGTACCTGCCGCTGTACGCGCAGGGCGTCACGGGGGGCGGGGCCACGGCGGGCGGCGCGATCCTGACGCCCATGCTGGTCGGCTGGACGCTGACCGCCATCGTCACCTCGCGCCTCGTGAAGACCGTGCCGCTGGCCCGCATCGCGCAGGTGGGCTTCGCGGTGCTGGTCGTGATGTTCGGGGCGCTGACCTTCGCGGTGCACGCGCCTCTGTGGGTCACGAGCGCGCTGGGCTTCGCGGTGGGGACCGGCATGGGCTTTTCCATGCTGAGCCTGCTGCTGGCCGCGCAGGAGACGTCCAGCCGCGAGGAACTGGGCGCCGTTACGAGCGGCGTGCTGTTCGCCCGGCAGATGGGCGGCGCGCTGGGCACCGCGCTGATGGCGCTGCTGATCGGCTCGGCCGCCATCCAGAGCGGCGGCTTCGAACTCGCCGAGGGCCTGCGGCGCGCCTACCTGCTGGCGCTGGGGCTGGTCATCCTGGCCCTGGCACTCAGCCTGCGCCTGCGCGTCACACGGCCCGCCCAGGCGCCCGCACCCGCCAGCAACGACTGA
- a CDS encoding aldo/keto reductase, giving the protein MHQRPLGRTGLNVTEIGYGAWGIGADMWKGAQDDHSLDALRRYVQLGGNFIDTAMGYGSGHSERLVGQVAREHPGTLVATKISPKNMEWPAAPGTTADEAFPGGYITDMTRASLERLGLPTIDVQQLHVWNDTWLGQGDWQDAAAQLKRDGLIRAFGISINDHQPDNAVKAVEAGAVDSVQVIYNVFDQSPQDRLLDACLANGVGVIVRVALDEGSLTGTLTESTTFPDGDWRNGYFGGDRLTQLQPRLRAIEQDLGIHTDQLAETSLRFVLAHPAVSTVIVGMRSVRNVERNAALADGRGLPQDQVARLYAHRWDRNWYQSAE; this is encoded by the coding sequence ATGCACCAACGACCACTCGGCCGCACAGGCCTGAACGTCACCGAGATCGGCTACGGCGCCTGGGGCATCGGCGCGGACATGTGGAAGGGGGCGCAGGACGACCACAGCCTCGACGCCCTGCGCCGCTATGTCCAGCTGGGCGGCAACTTCATCGACACCGCCATGGGCTACGGCAGCGGCCACAGCGAACGCCTCGTCGGGCAGGTCGCCCGCGAGCACCCGGGCACGCTGGTCGCCACGAAGATCAGCCCGAAGAACATGGAGTGGCCCGCCGCGCCCGGCACCACCGCCGACGAGGCCTTCCCCGGCGGGTACATCACCGACATGACCCGCGCCAGCCTGGAACGCCTGGGCCTGCCGACCATCGACGTGCAGCAGTTGCACGTCTGGAACGACACCTGGCTGGGCCAGGGCGACTGGCAGGACGCCGCAGCGCAGCTCAAGCGCGACGGGCTGATCCGCGCGTTCGGCATCAGCATCAACGACCACCAGCCGGACAACGCCGTGAAGGCCGTCGAGGCGGGCGCCGTGGACTCCGTGCAGGTCATCTACAACGTGTTCGACCAGTCCCCGCAGGACCGCCTGCTCGACGCCTGCCTCGCGAACGGCGTGGGGGTCATCGTGCGCGTCGCGCTGGACGAGGGGAGCCTGACCGGCACCCTGACCGAGTCCACCACCTTCCCCGACGGCGACTGGCGCAACGGCTACTTCGGCGGCGACCGCCTGACGCAGCTGCAACCGCGCCTGCGCGCCATCGAGCAGGACCTCGGCATTCACACTGATCAGCTCGCGGAGACCAGCCTGCGTTTCGTGCTGGCGCACCCCGCCGTGTCCACCGTGATCGTCGGCATGCGCTCGGTGCGCAACGTCGAGCGCAACGCCGCGCTGGCCGACGGGCGCGGCCTGCCGCAGGATCAGGTGGCGCGGCTGTACGCCCACCGCTGGGACCGCAACTGGTACCAGAGCGCCGAGTAA